The Qingrenia yutianensis genome includes a window with the following:
- a CDS encoding Coenzyme F420 hydrogenase/dehydrogenase, beta subunit C-terminal domain: VEFINKKRFGWKAHKESVWINGKEYDNVIFTHLFRDHNILRPACYECPYKSIEHPGDITIGDAWGIDKVNPEFNDNKGVSLVLINSDKGKCLLQKTYNDIDKIEINVCDYIQTPLIRPYEKPCTREKFWKQYKNKGFSYIVSNYVELSWQKKIIRKFLKYTTRKKYE; the protein is encoded by the coding sequence GTTGAATTTATTAATAAAAAAAGATTTGGGTGGAAAGCTCACAAAGAATCAGTTTGGATTAATGGAAAAGAGTATGATAACGTAATCTTCACTCATTTATTTAGAGATCACAATATTTTAAGACCGGCCTGCTATGAATGTCCATATAAATCAATAGAGCATCCTGGGGACATTACAATCGGTGATGCGTGGGGGATAGACAAAGTCAATCCCGAGTTTAATGATAATAAAGGTGTTTCGTTGGTATTGATTAATTCAGATAAGGGAAAGTGTCTTTTGCAAAAAACATATAATGACATAGATAAAATTGAGATAAATGTGTGTGACTATATTCAAACTCCGTTAATTCGTCCATACGAAAAACCGTGTACCAGAGAAAAGTTTTGGAAGCAGTATAAAAATAAGGGCTTCTCATATATTGTATCAAATTATGTTGAACTAAGTTGGCAAAAAAAAATTATTCGTAAATTTTTGAAATATACAACGAGGAAAAAATATGAATGA
- a CDS encoding NADH-quinone oxidoreductase subunit I — translation MNEKSIVNNHNQRKKKIPNLYTKKSDCCGCSACYAICPVQAIHMEFDGEGFLYPLIDEHKCIGCYQCLKVCAYKKDKKAKFKRGLDE, via the coding sequence ATGAATGAAAAGAGTATAGTTAACAACCACAATCAGAGGAAAAAGAAAATTCCGAATTTATATACTAAAAAAAGCGATTGCTGCGGATGTTCTGCTTGCTATGCGATTTGTCCAGTGCAAGCTATACATATGGAATTTGATGGTGAAGGATTTTTGTATCCTTTAATCGATGAGCATAAATGTATTGGATGCTATCAATGTCTTAAAGTTTGTGCTTATAAAAAAGATAAAAAAGCTAAATTTAAGAGGGGTTTAGATGAATAA